ATATTTGCGCAGAATGAACACGGCGATTTTTCTTGTCTAGCATTAATTATTTCGATTATGGGCTGATTTATGACTTCATAATTTATTTTGTTGTAATCGCAATAATCCTGCAATATATTTGTGTTCATGCCTGTTAATTGCACTGTGAGGGCTGCTAAATTAAATTTAACGGGGCTGCGTTTCGAGAATTCATTTAATGCGTGTAAAAGTATTAAGCTGTCTTTGCCGCCTGATAAGCCGACTAAAACATTATCGCCGTCTTGAATCATTTGCCAGTTTGCAAGAGCTTGGCCTATTTTGCGTCTTAGTGATTTAGATATAGATAAATTCCAGCTGCAATAAAACATTTTTTGCTATATATAATAAATAAAATTAAGAAAGCAAGAACTTGCAAGAATTCTCACTTTCTTTTACGCAACATACCCTAAATTATAAATTAGAAATTTACTTCTGTATCATAATAACAGCATTTCAATAATTTTTCCATCTCATCAACTGAAGGCTGTCTAGGATTTGACCCCGTACAAGCGTCCGCAATCGCATTTACTGCAATATCGTGTAATCTCTCAAGGAATATTTTTTCAGGGACGAATCCGTTTTCTGTCGGGTAACTGTCCGCGCCGTAATTCTTTATGCAATGAGGTATATTTAAATCGTCATTCATTTTGCGGAGAAATTTAATTAATGCTGCAACTTTCTCATTATCTGACGCGCCTTTATCAGCGATTCCCATATAGTCAACTATAACGCCGTAACGTTTTTTAGCTGTCTCGTCTTTGGCATTAAAAGCTATAACTTTCGGGAGATACATTGCATTAGCCGCACCGTGTATAATATGTGCCCCGCAATCCGCGAAAACTGCCCCGGTTTTATGTGCCATTGAGTGAACTATACCGAGTAAAGCATTAGAGAAAGCCATACCGGCCAAGCACTGGGCATTATGCATATTGCCGCGCGCTTTCATGTCGCCATTATAAGACGGGACTAAATCATTCATGATCATTTCTATAGCGTGAATAGCTAACGGATCAGTATAATCACAGTGAGCAGTCGAAACATAAGCCTCAACCGCATGAGTCATCGCGTCCATTCCTGTATGAGCGACTAACTTTTTCGGCATTGTCTCGGCAAGTTCAGGGTCAACTATTGCTATATCCGGAGTGATTTCAAA
This DNA window, taken from Synergistaceae bacterium, encodes the following:
- a CDS encoding iron-containing alcohol dehydrogenase, producing MMRFTLPSDVFHGKGALEALKNLKGKKAVICVGGGSMKKFGFLDKAESYLKAAGMEVRIIDGIESDPSVDTVMSGAQKMLEFGPDWIVAIGGGSPIDAAKVMWIKYEYPDCTFEDMCKIFGIPELRKKAHFCAVSSTSGTATEVTAFSIITDYKKGIKYPIADFEITPDIAIVDPELAETMPKKLVAHTGMDAMTHAVEAYVSTAHCDYTDPLAIHAIEMIMNDLVPSYNGDMKARGNMHNAQCLAGMAFSNALLGIVHSMAHKTGAVFADCGAHIIHGAANAMYLPKVIAFNAKDETAKKRYGVIVDYMGIADKGASDNEKVAALIKFLRKMNDDLNIPHCIKNYGADSYPTENGFVPEKIFLERLHDIAVNAIADACTGSNPRQPSVDEMEKLLKCCYYDTEVNF